The following proteins come from a genomic window of Gimesia chilikensis:
- a CDS encoding response regulator transcription factor has translation MIVDDHPIVREGYVHLIQRRDHLEVCAQAGSKVEALQQIRETAPHLVIVDISLSDGSGLELIKDVKSQFPQVKLLAVSMHDESLFAERCIRAGAQGFVNKQQAPEQLINAIERVLSGKIYLSQDVTERMISRSIGALEDENLSPIEKLSDRELEVFEQIGQGETTRQIASKLNLSAKTIETYRENIKHKLNLSNATELTRHAIQWVLENRQ, from the coding sequence ATGATTGTTGACGATCATCCCATCGTCCGGGAAGGCTACGTCCATCTCATCCAGCGACGAGATCATCTAGAGGTCTGCGCTCAGGCTGGCAGCAAAGTTGAAGCCCTCCAGCAGATCCGAGAGACAGCGCCTCATCTGGTCATCGTGGACATCTCCCTCTCCGATGGCTCCGGGCTGGAATTAATCAAAGACGTCAAGTCCCAGTTCCCACAAGTCAAACTGCTCGCCGTCTCCATGCATGATGAAAGTCTCTTCGCGGAACGCTGTATTCGTGCGGGCGCCCAGGGGTTCGTCAATAAACAACAGGCTCCCGAACAGTTAATCAACGCCATCGAACGTGTTCTCTCCGGAAAAATCTATCTCAGCCAGGACGTCACCGAACGTATGATTTCCCGTTCCATTGGAGCCCTGGAAGATGAAAACCTCTCCCCCATCGAAAAACTCTCCGACCGCGAACTGGAAGTCTTTGAGCAGATCGGCCAGGGAGAAACCACCCGCCAGATCGCTTCCAAGTTGAATCTCAGCGCGAAAACAATCGAAACCTACCGCGAGAACATCAAGCATAAACTGAATTTGTCCAACGCGACAGAACTCACCCGTCATGCGATTCAATGGGTCCTGGAAAACCGCCAGTAA
- a CDS encoding CBS domain-containing protein: MTAGRICTREVDLVDQNESVQVAAERMNSRNVGTLIVLDEESHPIGMLTDRDLALRVVGKGRDAIETTVCDIMTRFPYNISEDTSIEAALTKMRSGGFRRLPVVDREGKLLGVLTLDDILELLCEEFTEIGKLIQKESPASLAQL; this comes from the coding sequence ATGACTGCAGGTCGAATTTGCACAAGAGAAGTCGATTTGGTTGATCAAAACGAATCCGTTCAAGTCGCCGCCGAGCGCATGAACTCCCGCAATGTGGGCACGCTCATCGTCCTCGATGAAGAATCCCACCCCATCGGCATGCTCACCGATCGGGACCTCGCACTCCGCGTGGTCGGCAAGGGACGCGACGCCATCGAAACGACCGTCTGTGATATCATGACGCGATTCCCCTATAACATCAGTGAGGACACGTCCATCGAAGCCGCCCTCACGAAAATGAGATCCGGCGGATTCCGACGACTGCCCGTCGTTGATCGGGAGGGCAAGCTGCTTGGCGTCCTGACCCTCGATGACATCCTCGAACTGCTCTGTGAGGAATTCACCGAGATCGGAAAGCTCATCCAGAAAGAAAGCCCGGCCAGCCTGGCCCAACTCTGA
- a CDS encoding Crp/Fnr family transcriptional regulator, whose protein sequence is MQLRFTAGLSEEDQHKLAAIAQKRKFRAGETLFTEGSDHKDLYVICSGRVEICMTIPARGCLPVLTLEAGDLVGWSTILQQGEMTATVAAIDETEVIAINAEALRALCDADHDIGYQIMQRIARALSQRLVACRLQVLDMYGEHPGQTFQSEKGAVE, encoded by the coding sequence ATGCAACTGCGGTTCACTGCAGGCCTGTCAGAAGAAGATCAACACAAACTGGCTGCGATAGCACAAAAAAGGAAATTCAGAGCTGGGGAAACTCTGTTCACAGAGGGCAGCGATCACAAAGATCTGTATGTGATCTGCAGTGGTCGAGTCGAAATATGCATGACGATTCCCGCCCGTGGCTGTCTGCCGGTGCTGACTCTGGAAGCAGGTGACCTGGTCGGCTGGTCGACGATATTGCAACAGGGGGAAATGACTGCCACTGTTGCCGCGATCGACGAAACCGAAGTCATTGCCATCAATGCCGAAGCGTTAAGGGCGCTGTGTGATGCAGATCATGATATCGGGTATCAGATCATGCAGCGGATCGCACGGGCCCTGTCACAACGATTGGTCGCCTGTCGACTGCAGGTGCTGGATATGTATGGCGAGCATCCCGGTCAGACATTTCAGAGCGAGAAGGGGGCCGTGGAATGA
- a CDS encoding protein-L-isoaspartate(D-aspartate) O-methyltransferase, whose product MTNSDQHSETDIYEHARERMLREHLRERGITDPRVFHAMRRVPREEFVTPDNKRYAYNDCALPIDCQQTISQPYTVAFMCQAAQLTGNEKVLEIGCGSGYGAAVLSLLAREVHTIERIPELAEQARVKLNRLGYHNVHVYTDDGTLGVPQAAPFDAIIVTAGAKELPQPYVDQLNEGGRIIIPIGGEYTGQTMCRFTLRQGHLDEENLGGFAFVPLIGEFGWDR is encoded by the coding sequence ATGACCAACTCTGATCAGCATTCCGAGACCGACATCTATGAGCACGCACGCGAGCGCATGCTGCGGGAGCATCTGCGGGAACGGGGAATTACCGATCCCCGCGTGTTCCACGCCATGCGCCGCGTTCCCCGGGAAGAGTTCGTCACGCCCGACAACAAACGCTACGCCTACAATGACTGTGCCCTGCCCATCGACTGTCAGCAGACCATCTCGCAACCCTATACCGTCGCCTTCATGTGTCAGGCCGCTCAATTGACAGGCAATGAAAAAGTCCTCGAAATCGGTTGCGGATCCGGTTACGGCGCCGCAGTCCTGTCGCTCCTCGCGCGCGAGGTCCACACCATTGAACGCATCCCTGAATTGGCCGAACAGGCCCGCGTAAAACTGAACCGTCTCGGTTACCACAATGTCCACGTCTATACCGACGATGGCACTCTCGGCGTCCCACAAGCGGCCCCCTTCGATGCCATTATCGTCACCGCAGGCGCCAAAGAACTCCCTCAACCCTACGTCGATCAACTGAACGAAGGCGGTCGCATCATCATTCCCATTGGAGGCGAATACACCGGGCAGACCATGTGCCGCTTTACGCTCCGCCAGGGACACCTCGACGAAGAAAACCTCGGCGGCTTCGCCTTTGTCCCCCTCATCGGTGAATTCGGCTGGGACCGTTGA
- a CDS encoding amidohydrolase — protein MHVKNNWWTGSIVGLLLASSSLMLSAAEKEQRTLSTAQQTAVQDVQQRAEDLKAVNQSIWNYAEVGLQETKSSQLLIEKLEAEGFKVKSGVADMPTAFVASYGSGKPIIGILAEYDALPGLSQKTVPYRESQTEGGAGHACGHSGLGTAALGAALAVKEAVDKHGLKGTVRLYGTPAEETGLGKVYMLLDGQFEDLDICLHWHPGNNTNVHLGSSKALVSVKFTFTGLPSHASVSPESGVSALDAVELMNTGVNYMREHVKEDARMHYVIIDGGGQPNVVPAKATVWYYVRANAHEDLERYYRWVVDIAKGAALMTRTKLSIQVDTDNHELIPNTPLSELIHEKLTVIGPPEFSAEEKAFARRIQQPLIEEFGQTFPVAIDSRVHTLLESKTSSKGSTDVGDISWHIPTGGLRTTCFAAGNPGHSWQNVACIGSSIGEKGILYAAEALAATTVALLENPVLVKEAQADFDQRMKDRKYITLIPKGQKPPVKIR, from the coding sequence ATGCATGTAAAAAATAACTGGTGGACTGGTTCGATCGTGGGTTTGCTGCTGGCGAGCAGCAGTCTGATGCTGAGTGCGGCTGAGAAAGAGCAGCGCACGTTGAGTACGGCCCAGCAGACCGCGGTGCAGGATGTGCAGCAGCGGGCGGAAGATCTGAAAGCGGTGAACCAGTCGATCTGGAATTATGCGGAAGTCGGCCTGCAGGAAACGAAGTCATCTCAACTGCTGATTGAAAAGCTGGAAGCGGAAGGCTTCAAGGTCAAAAGCGGAGTGGCGGATATGCCGACCGCGTTTGTCGCCAGTTATGGGAGCGGAAAGCCAATCATCGGGATCCTGGCAGAGTACGATGCGCTGCCGGGGCTGTCTCAGAAAACAGTTCCCTATCGTGAGAGTCAGACAGAAGGGGGAGCCGGTCATGCCTGCGGACACAGTGGTCTGGGAACCGCGGCGTTGGGGGCGGCGCTGGCAGTCAAGGAAGCGGTGGACAAACATGGTCTGAAGGGGACAGTGCGACTTTATGGAACGCCGGCTGAGGAGACCGGACTAGGAAAAGTTTATATGCTGCTGGATGGTCAGTTCGAGGATCTGGATATCTGTCTGCACTGGCATCCCGGAAATAATACCAATGTGCATCTGGGAAGTTCGAAGGCGCTTGTTTCAGTCAAGTTTACGTTTACTGGTCTGCCTTCGCATGCGTCGGTGAGTCCGGAGAGTGGCGTGAGTGCCCTGGACGCGGTGGAGCTGATGAATACGGGCGTGAATTATATGCGGGAGCATGTTAAAGAAGACGCCCGGATGCATTACGTGATCATTGATGGCGGGGGACAGCCCAACGTGGTGCCTGCGAAAGCGACCGTCTGGTATTATGTGCGTGCGAACGCACATGAAGACCTGGAACGGTATTATCGCTGGGTCGTTGATATCGCCAAAGGGGCGGCACTGATGACGCGCACAAAGCTTTCGATTCAGGTGGATACCGACAATCATGAGCTGATTCCCAATACGCCGTTGTCGGAGTTGATTCATGAGAAGCTGACGGTGATTGGACCTCCCGAGTTTTCAGCAGAGGAGAAAGCGTTTGCCCGCCGGATTCAACAGCCGCTGATTGAAGAGTTCGGGCAGACATTCCCCGTAGCGATCGACAGCAGGGTGCATACGCTGCTGGAATCGAAAACTTCTTCCAAGGGTTCAACGGATGTGGGGGACATCAGCTGGCACATTCCCACGGGTGGTCTGCGGACGACCTGTTTTGCAGCGGGAAATCCCGGGCACAGCTGGCAGAACGTAGCCTGCATCGGTTCTTCCATCGGCGAGAAAGGGATTCTCTATGCAGCGGAAGCCCTGGCGGCAACGACGGTGGCGCTGTTGGAGAATCCGGTACTGGTTAAAGAAGCGCAAGCGGACTTTGATCAACGAATGAAGGACCGGAAATACATTACACTGATTCCCAAGGGGCAGAAACCGCCGGTGAAAATCAGATAA
- a CDS encoding DUF1501 domain-containing protein, whose amino-acid sequence MDPVFEYERNLTRRTLLGRSARGIGGAALASLLYPELFNQSASAEAIPAAVQQVAPRAKRIIYLFQSGGPSHVDLFDYKPVLRKLHGSDLPDSVKGTQRVTGMTARQKSFPVVAPFWEMKQCGEHQTWISEQLPHTQTIADDITIVKSVNTEAINHDPAITYINTGSQQIGHASMGAWLSYGLGSENENLPAYMVMLSQGTGKNPGQPLFDRLWGSGYLPPSHQGVKLRPGSSPVLYLSNPAGIDRKQRRKLLDDLATLNRGQAEEIGDPEIQARINSYEMAYRMQTSVPDLMDLSSETQKTFEMYGPESRKPGSFAANCLLARRMTERGVRFVQLFHRGWDQHVSLKSQLPNQCLDVDQPSAALIKDLKQRGLLDETLVIWGGEFGRTVYSQGAIGSPSAGRDHHGRCFSIWMAGGGIKRGFEYGKTDDFCYNVVENPLHIRDMNATILHCMGIDHRRLTFKYRGLDARLTGVEEAHVKHDLLS is encoded by the coding sequence ATGGACCCGGTATTTGAATACGAACGTAATCTGACACGACGGACACTGCTGGGACGCTCAGCCCGCGGCATTGGCGGGGCGGCATTAGCGAGCCTGCTCTATCCGGAACTGTTCAACCAGAGTGCTTCCGCAGAGGCGATTCCGGCTGCGGTCCAACAGGTCGCACCCCGGGCGAAGCGGATCATTTACCTGTTTCAGTCGGGCGGTCCTTCGCATGTGGACCTTTTCGATTACAAGCCTGTATTGCGGAAGCTGCACGGTTCGGATCTACCCGATTCCGTAAAGGGGACCCAACGTGTGACCGGCATGACGGCCCGACAGAAGTCGTTTCCCGTCGTCGCGCCGTTCTGGGAGATGAAACAGTGTGGAGAGCATCAGACGTGGATCAGCGAACAGCTGCCGCACACTCAGACGATTGCCGATGATATTACGATTGTCAAATCGGTAAATACCGAGGCCATCAATCACGATCCGGCGATCACCTATATCAATACGGGATCACAGCAGATCGGCCATGCGAGCATGGGCGCCTGGTTGAGTTACGGACTCGGAAGTGAAAACGAAAATCTGCCCGCTTACATGGTGATGCTGTCACAGGGGACGGGGAAAAATCCGGGGCAGCCGCTGTTTGACCGGTTGTGGGGTTCGGGATATCTGCCCCCCAGTCACCAGGGAGTGAAGCTGCGGCCCGGTTCGAGTCCGGTGCTATACCTCTCCAACCCGGCGGGCATCGACCGTAAACAGCGGAGGAAGCTGCTGGACGACCTGGCGACTTTGAACCGGGGACAGGCGGAAGAGATTGGCGATCCGGAAATCCAGGCCCGCATCAACTCGTACGAAATGGCTTATCGGATGCAGACCTCGGTCCCCGATCTGATGGACCTCTCGAGTGAGACGCAGAAAACGTTTGAAATGTACGGACCCGAATCTCGGAAGCCAGGGAGCTTCGCAGCGAATTGCCTGCTGGCCCGCCGGATGACTGAACGTGGTGTGCGGTTTGTGCAACTGTTCCACCGGGGCTGGGATCAGCACGTGTCGCTGAAGAGCCAGCTGCCGAACCAGTGCCTGGACGTGGATCAGCCCTCCGCGGCGTTGATCAAGGATCTCAAACAGAGGGGGCTGCTGGATGAGACGCTGGTGATCTGGGGAGGCGAATTCGGCCGGACCGTTTACAGCCAGGGTGCCATCGGCAGCCCGAGTGCCGGCCGGGACCATCATGGACGCTGCTTCTCGATCTGGATGGCGGGTGGCGGGATTAAGCGTGGTTTCGAATACGGGAAGACCGATGACTTCTGTTATAACGTCGTCGAGAACCCGTTGCATATTCGGGACATGAACGCGACGATCCTGCACTGCATGGGGATCGACCATCGCCGACTGACGTTTAAGTATCGCGGCCTGGATGCGCGGTTGACCGGGGTGGAAGAGGCGCATGTGAAACATGACCTGTTGAGTTGA
- a CDS encoding tetratricopeptide repeat protein: MLNLSFRLLSGGLLLMCCLSACIPVPMPKPELYRPLTDFTPQDGVYDFESQQARFNVAIDDNPRDADARFARALLYMGVGRYASAEEDLTIAIQVAEKQSGYDAERLATIYVHRGLIRWSDEKVELAIDDYSRAIELAPKNWEGYFHRWLAYHFEGEEEKAEQDRQRGMKLEPDVFDREYVLRYDGIVL, from the coding sequence ATGCTGAATTTGTCTTTCCGCCTGCTGTCGGGTGGGCTATTGCTGATGTGTTGTCTTTCAGCGTGCATCCCCGTTCCGATGCCCAAGCCTGAGCTCTATCGGCCGTTGACCGACTTTACGCCCCAGGATGGCGTTTACGATTTTGAGTCGCAGCAGGCCCGCTTCAATGTGGCGATTGATGATAACCCCCGCGACGCGGATGCCCGGTTTGCGCGTGCGCTGCTTTACATGGGGGTCGGCCGGTACGCATCTGCAGAAGAAGACCTGACGATAGCGATTCAGGTGGCCGAAAAGCAGTCCGGTTACGATGCAGAGCGCCTGGCGACGATTTATGTGCATCGAGGGCTGATCCGCTGGAGCGATGAAAAGGTCGAACTGGCCATCGACGATTACTCGCGGGCGATCGAACTCGCGCCGAAGAACTGGGAAGGCTATTTCCATCGCTGGCTGGCGTATCACTTCGAAGGTGAAGAAGAGAAGGCTGAGCAGGATCGTCAGCGTGGTATGAAGCTGGAGCCGGATGTGTTCGACAGGGAATACGTGCTGCGGTATGACGGCATTGTGTTGTAG
- a CDS encoding PAC2 family protein encodes MNLIDGVQALKSPWMIAVWPGMGNVGLTAGYYLMAKLGMELLSEYSPPELFDIDYVEVERGVIHTGIRPRSRFFLWKDPEEQHDLVVLIGEAQPQFGKYSYCKKMISYAQDLGIERVFTFAAMATGMHPEHESRVFAAVTDAEDLKEMRVNNLEILQEGNISGLNGILLGAAADKGLNGTCLLGEMPHIFSQLPFPKASLAVLKAFRLISGIEIETSELVEQAETMEKKLGELLSQVEKSIGEKAEQPESFEESLQPEMPEQPRLTPGEEQRIEQLFEEAKQNRSKAYVLKQELDRLEVFADYEDRFLDLFKNRG; translated from the coding sequence ATGAATTTGATTGATGGCGTTCAGGCATTGAAATCGCCCTGGATGATAGCAGTCTGGCCCGGGATGGGTAATGTGGGGCTGACCGCGGGATACTACCTGATGGCTAAATTGGGGATGGAATTGCTTTCCGAGTATTCCCCGCCTGAGCTGTTCGACATCGATTATGTCGAAGTCGAACGGGGAGTGATTCACACCGGGATTCGACCACGGAGTCGCTTTTTTCTGTGGAAAGATCCCGAGGAACAACATGACCTGGTGGTGCTGATCGGAGAGGCCCAGCCTCAGTTCGGCAAATATTCCTACTGTAAGAAGATGATCTCTTATGCGCAGGACCTGGGGATCGAGCGGGTCTTCACGTTCGCGGCGATGGCCACCGGGATGCATCCGGAACATGAGTCGCGCGTGTTCGCAGCCGTGACGGATGCGGAAGATCTCAAGGAGATGCGGGTGAATAATCTGGAGATTCTGCAGGAAGGAAATATCAGCGGACTGAACGGGATTCTGCTGGGGGCCGCAGCCGATAAGGGATTGAATGGAACGTGTCTGCTGGGAGAGATGCCGCATATTTTTTCGCAGTTACCTTTCCCGAAAGCGTCGCTGGCCGTATTGAAAGCGTTTCGGTTGATCTCAGGAATTGAGATTGAAACCAGTGAACTGGTCGAGCAGGCCGAGACGATGGAGAAGAAACTGGGTGAATTGCTCTCTCAAGTCGAAAAGTCGATAGGGGAGAAGGCGGAACAGCCGGAATCGTTCGAGGAGTCGTTGCAGCCTGAAATGCCTGAGCAGCCGAGACTGACTCCGGGAGAGGAACAGCGGATCGAGCAACTGTTTGAAGAAGCGAAGCAGAACCGTTCGAAAGCGTATGTGCTCAAACAGGAATTGGATCGCCTGGAGGTCTTTGCAGACTATGAAGATCGTTTTCTGGATCTATTTAAAAATCGTGGCTGA
- a CDS encoding methionine adenosyltransferase yields MEHFHLESLGPLTTAEKAVEIVERKGIGHPDTICDGIAEAISISLSQSYLQWAGRILHHNIDKGLLVAGHTEPELGGGVVHTPMRLVIGDRATSEWEGHRISVEEIALESAREWIKTHLPLVNTETHVVFQNELRVGSAELTDIFSRARLLSNDTSAAVGFAPLTETEQLVLESERFINTEEFKLKYPETGQDVKVMGVRREKHLQLTLAVAIVDRYIEEVQYYFDRKKELADELTAFLEPQLKTLDGVDLAINTLDNPERGMDGMYLTVLGTSAEGADGGQVGRGNRVNGLITLNRPMSAEAAAGKNPFSHVGKIYNVLCHQLAQQIHEELEPVKEVIVRMCSQIGHEISEPWMVSTEVVLSEGVELKEVEEPIQEIIDRQLRNMEDFVRRLASGEFPVY; encoded by the coding sequence ATGGAACATTTTCACCTGGAATCGCTGGGACCACTTACGACCGCTGAGAAAGCGGTGGAAATCGTCGAGCGAAAAGGGATCGGTCATCCGGATACGATCTGTGATGGCATTGCGGAAGCGATTTCGATCTCGCTGTCGCAGAGTTATCTGCAGTGGGCGGGACGGATATTGCATCACAATATCGATAAAGGGTTGCTGGTGGCGGGACACACGGAGCCCGAACTGGGGGGCGGAGTCGTCCATACGCCGATGCGACTGGTGATTGGAGATCGCGCAACCTCTGAGTGGGAAGGGCATCGAATTTCCGTGGAAGAGATTGCGCTGGAAAGTGCCCGGGAGTGGATTAAAACGCACTTACCTCTAGTCAATACCGAGACGCATGTGGTGTTTCAGAATGAGCTGCGCGTCGGTTCCGCAGAGCTCACAGACATCTTCTCGCGGGCACGGTTGTTATCGAATGACACTTCAGCGGCGGTCGGTTTTGCACCGCTCACCGAGACTGAGCAACTGGTACTGGAGTCGGAGCGGTTCATCAATACCGAGGAATTCAAGCTGAAGTATCCGGAGACGGGACAGGATGTGAAGGTGATGGGAGTGCGCAGAGAGAAACATCTGCAGCTGACCCTGGCGGTAGCGATCGTCGACCGCTATATCGAAGAAGTGCAGTATTACTTCGACCGGAAAAAGGAACTGGCGGACGAGTTAACAGCATTTCTGGAACCGCAGCTCAAAACACTGGACGGCGTGGATCTGGCGATCAACACCCTGGATAATCCGGAGCGGGGCATGGACGGCATGTATCTGACCGTGCTGGGAACCTCAGCCGAGGGGGCTGATGGCGGCCAGGTGGGGCGTGGCAACCGGGTGAATGGTTTGATTACGCTGAATCGTCCGATGAGTGCAGAAGCGGCGGCCGGGAAGAATCCATTCAGCCATGTAGGGAAGATTTATAATGTGTTGTGTCATCAACTGGCGCAGCAGATTCATGAGGAACTGGAGCCGGTCAAGGAAGTGATCGTGAGGATGTGCAGCCAGATTGGTCACGAGATCAGCGAGCCGTGGATGGTGAGCACAGAGGTGGTGCTGAGCGAGGGAGTCGAACTCAAGGAGGTGGAAGAGCCGATTCAGGAGATTATCGATCGGCAACTGAGAAACATGGAAGACTTTGTCAGACGACTAGCGAGCGGAGAATTTCCGGTTTACTGA
- a CDS encoding DUF1559 domain-containing protein — protein sequence MRNRSFSRFLSGSHQRHAFTLIELLVVIAIIAILIALLLPAVQQAREAARRSTCKNNLKQLALALHNYHSTHNLFPPGSVNGAGDNPNGAHGSGAVAIGASWALLILPDMEQSAMFDDVMTIANERNEVQDWLGNGTYTSQGMLVGSKQVNFMLCPSHPKNTEEFANGTGLENLARGNYCANYGKAGYGRVHTNDGKVGGVFGNNSSLAMRDIIDGTSNTLALSELKFRLQSSTGPSSQDTRGTWPYGVMGANIFSTQTSPNSSAPDGIWGCRSYPEEGMPCVQIGSPYTEMYSAARSYHTGGVQGAMADGSVRFFSDNIDLLIWQAISTRGGREVIEDL from the coding sequence ATGCGAAACCGTAGCTTCAGCCGTTTTCTTTCCGGCTCTCATCAACGTCATGCATTTACTTTGATTGAACTGCTGGTCGTCATTGCCATCATCGCCATCCTGATTGCCCTGCTCCTCCCCGCAGTCCAGCAGGCACGCGAAGCCGCCCGACGATCAACCTGCAAGAACAACCTCAAGCAACTGGCACTGGCGTTACATAATTATCACTCAACTCACAATCTGTTTCCTCCCGGCAGTGTGAACGGTGCCGGCGACAATCCCAATGGCGCCCACGGTTCCGGAGCAGTCGCCATCGGTGCCTCCTGGGCTCTGTTGATCCTGCCGGACATGGAACAGTCAGCGATGTTCGACGATGTAATGACGATCGCCAACGAACGCAACGAAGTTCAGGACTGGCTGGGGAACGGAACCTATACCTCTCAGGGTATGTTGGTCGGCAGCAAACAGGTTAACTTCATGCTCTGTCCTTCGCACCCGAAAAACACCGAAGAGTTTGCCAATGGAACAGGACTGGAAAATCTGGCCCGAGGCAATTACTGCGCCAATTACGGTAAAGCGGGTTACGGACGTGTCCATACCAACGACGGCAAAGTCGGCGGCGTCTTCGGCAATAATTCCAGCCTCGCCATGCGGGATATCATTGACGGCACCTCCAATACTCTGGCACTCAGCGAACTGAAGTTTCGACTGCAGAGTTCAACGGGACCATCCAGTCAGGACACCCGCGGCACCTGGCCCTACGGCGTCATGGGAGCGAATATTTTCAGTACTCAGACCAGCCCCAACAGTTCTGCACCCGATGGAATCTGGGGGTGTCGCAGCTATCCCGAAGAAGGCATGCCCTGCGTCCAGATCGGTTCCCCTTATACCGAAATGTACTCCGCAGCCCGCAGCTACCATACCGGGGGCGTTCAGGGAGCGATGGCCGATGGTTCGGTACGATTCTTTTCCGACAACATCGACCTCCTGATCTGGCAGGCCATCAGCACACGCGGCGGGCGCGAAGTCATCGAAGACCTGTAA
- a CDS encoding 4Fe-4S dicluster domain-containing protein, whose protein sequence is MTEAPQANDRRSCFLALDQFARLFEVLHSRGYEIIGPTIDQEAIVYDRLHSIDDLPRGWTDIQEPGKYRLEERDDQALFGYNVGPQSWKKNLFPPFSTLSIATKSDQGWNFSEPEEPTPQYAFLGVRACELAAIGIQDKVFVGGPYVDPQYQRRRAAALVIAVNCTQAASTCFCTSMNTGPRCQQGFDLALTELSDGFLVEVGSEPGEEILHELETVEVSVEQESQATAARQQAVDQIEREFDTTDIKDLLLSNLEHPQWDDVAERCLSCTNCTMVCPTCFCSSVEEVSDLAGEQVERQRVWDSCFNVEFSYMNGGLVRNGVRSRYRQWLTHKLASWIDQFGTSGCVGCGRCITWCPVGIDLTAEVAAIRESST, encoded by the coding sequence ATGACGGAAGCCCCGCAGGCCAACGACCGGCGTTCCTGTTTTCTCGCGCTCGATCAGTTTGCCAGATTGTTTGAAGTACTGCACTCGCGGGGGTATGAAATCATTGGCCCCACGATTGATCAGGAAGCTATTGTTTACGATCGCCTCCATTCAATTGACGATCTGCCCCGCGGCTGGACCGACATCCAGGAGCCGGGAAAGTATCGACTTGAAGAACGCGATGATCAGGCGCTGTTTGGATATAATGTCGGACCCCAGTCCTGGAAAAAGAATCTGTTTCCCCCGTTCAGCACACTTTCCATTGCGACGAAGTCGGACCAGGGTTGGAATTTCAGCGAGCCTGAAGAACCAACTCCCCAATACGCGTTTCTGGGCGTGCGGGCCTGTGAACTGGCTGCTATCGGAATTCAGGACAAGGTCTTTGTGGGAGGCCCTTATGTCGATCCCCAGTATCAGCGACGTCGTGCTGCTGCGCTGGTGATTGCGGTGAACTGCACGCAGGCAGCTTCGACCTGTTTCTGTACTTCAATGAATACGGGCCCCCGTTGTCAGCAGGGATTCGACCTGGCGTTGACCGAGTTATCGGACGGATTCCTGGTAGAGGTCGGATCCGAACCGGGCGAAGAGATTCTGCACGAACTGGAGACGGTCGAAGTCTCTGTTGAGCAGGAATCACAGGCCACCGCTGCCCGGCAACAGGCCGTCGATCAGATCGAACGCGAATTCGATACGACTGATATTAAGGACCTGCTGCTCTCGAATCTGGAGCATCCCCAGTGGGATGATGTGGCGGAACGCTGCCTGTCCTGTACGAACTGTACGATGGTCTGCCCCACCTGTTTCTGCAGTTCGGTAGAAGAGGTCAGCGATCTGGCGGGCGAACAGGTCGAACGCCAGCGGGTCTGGGATTCCTGTTTCAATGTCGAATTCAGTTATATGAACGGGGGGCTGGTCCGAAATGGGGTTCGCAGTCGCTACCGACAATGGCTGACGCATAAGCTGGCGAGCTGGATAGATCAGTTCGGAACTTCCGGCTGTGTCGGCTGTGGTCGCTGCATTACCTGGTGTCCGGTGGGCATTGATTTAACTGCTGAAGTGGCCGCGATCCGGGAGTCTTCAACATGA